Proteins from a single region of Synechococcus sp. WH 8109:
- the rpaB gene encoding response regulator transcription factor RpaB, producing MTGDLPSQPKAAILVVDDEAAVRRVLVMRLQLSGYRVICAEDGEQALEMFHNESPDLVVLDVMLPKLDGFAVCRRLRAESCVPIIFLSAVEAISERVAGLDLGADDYLPKPFSPKELEARIATILRRVGRGNAVVESRELPTGQGVLRLGDLVVDTNRRQVTRGSERINLTYTEFSLLELLFRDPGHVVPRAEILEQLWGYPPRRAADLRVVDVYVARLRGKLEPDPRNPELILTVRGIGYASQRMGEASAAG from the coding sequence ATGACGGGCGACCTGCCCTCACAACCCAAAGCGGCCATTCTTGTCGTTGATGACGAGGCTGCAGTCCGTCGTGTCCTGGTGATGCGCCTGCAGCTGTCGGGCTACCGCGTCATATGTGCTGAGGACGGTGAACAGGCCCTTGAAATGTTCCACAACGAGTCCCCCGATCTGGTGGTGCTCGATGTGATGCTGCCCAAGTTGGACGGCTTTGCAGTGTGCCGCCGCCTGCGGGCCGAATCTTGCGTGCCAATCATCTTCCTCTCTGCCGTTGAAGCCATTTCCGAGCGGGTGGCCGGTCTGGATCTTGGCGCTGATGACTATCTTCCTAAACCCTTCAGCCCCAAGGAACTCGAAGCCCGCATCGCCACGATTCTGCGCCGGGTGGGCCGGGGCAATGCAGTGGTTGAAAGCCGTGAATTGCCCACGGGGCAAGGCGTTTTGCGGCTCGGCGATTTGGTGGTGGACACCAACCGACGCCAGGTGACCCGTGGATCGGAGCGCATCAATCTCACTTACACGGAATTCAGCCTGTTGGAGTTGCTGTTTCGTGATCCCGGCCATGTCGTGCCCCGGGCCGAAATTTTGGAGCAGCTCTGGGGGTATCCCCCCCGTCGAGCCGCTGACCTACGCGTGGTGGATGTCTACGTGGCGCGCTTGCGCGGAAAGCTCGAGCCGGATCCCCGTAACCCTGAGCTGATCCTTACTGTGCGGGGCATTGGCTACGCCTCCCAGCGCATGGGCGAGGCATCTGCTGCCGGTT